In Paenibacillus sp. FSL M7-0420, a single genomic region encodes these proteins:
- a CDS encoding carbohydrate ABC transporter permease, whose amino-acid sequence MFIIPFVWLIRSSLMNLSQIFTMPPEWIPRPFQWSNFHKALTVLPFDVFFKNTLIIVVTVLVGTVITSSIGAFGFSRIQWKGRDTVFAILMTSMMLPAAVTIIPSFLGWQMMGLYDTLYPLIVPAYFGGGIFNIFLLRQFYLTIPRDFDEAAFVDGANYWQIYTRIIFPLSRSAIIVVALFSFLASWNDFMGPLIYLKSDSLFTLALGLQMFQGTYTAQWDLLMAASATVVLPCVIVFLAGQRYFLEGITLTGLKG is encoded by the coding sequence ATGTTCATCATTCCGTTTGTCTGGCTGATCCGCAGCTCGCTGATGAATTTGTCGCAGATTTTCACCATGCCTCCCGAATGGATACCGAGGCCGTTTCAATGGAGCAATTTTCACAAGGCGCTGACGGTGCTGCCGTTCGATGTGTTCTTCAAGAACACGCTGATTATCGTAGTTACGGTGCTTGTGGGGACCGTGATTACCAGCAGCATCGGAGCGTTCGGATTCTCACGGATTCAGTGGAAGGGCAGGGATACAGTGTTCGCGATCCTGATGACCAGCATGATGCTGCCGGCGGCGGTCACGATTATCCCGAGCTTCCTCGGCTGGCAGATGATGGGGTTATACGATACGCTGTACCCGCTGATTGTACCCGCTTATTTCGGCGGGGGGATCTTCAATATTTTCCTGCTCCGGCAATTCTATTTGACGATTCCGCGCGATTTCGATGAAGCGGCCTTTGTGGACGGGGCGAATTACTGGCAGATCTACACCCGGATTATCTTTCCCTTAAGCCGTTCTGCCATCATTGTGGTCGCCTTGTTCAGCTTTCTGGCCTCTTGGAATGACTTCATGGGCCCGCTGATTTATCTGAAAAGCGACAGTCTCTTCACCCTCGCCCTGGGCCTGCAAATGTTCCAGGGGACCTACACCGCGCAGTGGGATCTGCTGATGGCGGCCTCGGCCACGGTCGTGCTGCCCTGTGTTATTGTATTTCTGGCCGGACAGCGTTACTTTCTGGAGGGTATTACCTTA
- a CDS encoding carbohydrate ABC transporter permease, producing the protein MRKGMFYGLLFTAPAILGFAIFTLGPMIASLVLSLTDYNVFKEQTAFVGLDNFTRLFSGEDELFYKSLGITFYFVVLRVPAVILLSFGIALLLNLNVKGRAIFRTIIYLPSIVPAVASAMIWMWLLNPDLGLINSLLSRLHLPTSNWLYGEGSVIPSVVLTTLWGIGSTVIIFLAGLSGIPRQYYEAIEVDGGGWFRKLSHVTVPMVTPTIFFNTIMTIIGSFQVFNEAYILTQGGPNNQSLFYVFYLWRTGFRDAEMGYASALAWILFIIILFFTFIVFRTSKSWVYYEGGDRT; encoded by the coding sequence ATGCGAAAGGGAATGTTCTATGGGCTGTTATTCACGGCCCCCGCCATCCTTGGATTTGCCATTTTCACGCTGGGTCCCATGATCGCCAGTCTGGTGCTCAGCCTGACCGACTACAATGTGTTCAAGGAACAGACCGCCTTTGTGGGTCTGGATAATTTCACACGGCTGTTCTCAGGGGAGGATGAGCTGTTCTACAAATCGCTGGGAATCACCTTCTATTTCGTGGTGCTGCGTGTCCCTGCGGTGATTCTCCTCTCCTTCGGGATTGCGCTGCTGCTGAATCTCAATGTGAAGGGAAGGGCGATCTTCCGTACGATCATCTATCTTCCGAGCATCGTTCCGGCGGTGGCCTCGGCCATGATCTGGATGTGGCTGCTTAACCCCGATCTGGGCCTCATCAATTCGCTGCTGAGCCGCCTGCATCTGCCGACCAGCAACTGGCTGTACGGGGAAGGGAGTGTTATCCCCTCGGTCGTACTTACCACGCTATGGGGGATCGGCAGCACGGTGATTATTTTCCTCGCCGGACTCTCCGGCATCCCCCGGCAGTATTACGAAGCGATTGAGGTGGACGGGGGCGGCTGGTTCCGCAAGCTGAGCCATGTGACGGTTCCGATGGTCACCCCGACGATCTTTTTCAATACCATCATGACCATTATCGGTTCCTTTCAGGTCTTCAACGAAGCTTACATTCTGACGCAGGGCGGACCGAACAACCAGAGTCTGTTCTATGTATTTTATCTGTGGAGAACGGGCTTCCGGGATGCCGAAATGGGCTATGCGTCTGCGCTGGCCTGGATCTTGTTCATCATCATTCTGTTCTTCACATTCATCGTGTTCAGAACCTCGAAGTCGTGGGTGTATTACGAAGGGGGGGACCGGACTTGA
- a CDS encoding ABC transporter substrate-binding protein: MSQPRKSVFITLTLVLMLAAVLSACSKSNTASPDTSASSGNSGSKENIKLRMTVWGSPEEVAPYKKAIQNFEAKHPSVKVELQHIAADYDTKLTTMVAGNDVPDIAMMESGTIAFPMAEQGKFYNLQEFLDTDADISPDTLVPNITYSLEPGNVIGIGPGPESFGLFYNEDIFKEAGIEPPPSNVADAWTWDEFVEVAKKLTVDTNGKTADQEGFNPAKIKQYGANISTWWGVYSNFIYSNGGDFISADGKTFGLNQPEAVEALQKISDLMNVHHVSPSPVQSKNIPATNVALQTKKVAMTVDGQWASAGLAQSKFNFNVGVMPVMKEPVTTVVCGMFSIFKSTKHPQETWELLKALLDPEASIDMLTAGTWMPSPKDWYTDPALLAKWTENLDARPSGYKEAIVDVILIKGHQTPTGYVKNFNNIMDLVNPALDKVWLGQQTAQEAMDSIAAKAQAQIKGRRDIKE; the protein is encoded by the coding sequence ATGTCGCAACCCAGGAAATCAGTCTTCATCACATTGACTCTGGTTCTGATGCTTGCCGCCGTGCTGTCTGCGTGCTCGAAGTCTAATACTGCAAGCCCTGACACTTCCGCATCTTCCGGAAATTCCGGATCGAAGGAGAATATTAAGCTGCGGATGACGGTCTGGGGCTCACCGGAGGAAGTGGCTCCTTATAAAAAAGCGATTCAGAATTTCGAGGCCAAGCATCCGAGCGTTAAGGTCGAGCTTCAGCATATTGCCGCCGATTATGATACCAAGCTGACGACTATGGTCGCCGGGAATGATGTTCCGGACATTGCCATGATGGAATCGGGCACAATTGCTTTTCCGATGGCGGAGCAGGGCAAATTCTATAATCTTCAGGAATTCCTGGATACGGATGCTGATATCAGTCCGGATACGCTGGTTCCCAATATTACCTACTCGCTTGAGCCGGGCAATGTTATCGGGATCGGTCCGGGGCCTGAATCCTTCGGCCTGTTCTACAATGAGGATATCTTCAAGGAAGCCGGAATTGAACCTCCCCCGTCGAATGTGGCCGATGCCTGGACCTGGGATGAATTCGTCGAAGTCGCGAAGAAGCTCACAGTAGACACGAACGGCAAGACGGCAGACCAGGAGGGCTTCAATCCGGCAAAAATCAAGCAATACGGCGCAAATATCTCCACCTGGTGGGGCGTATACAGCAACTTTATCTACTCCAACGGAGGGGATTTCATCTCGGCGGACGGCAAAACCTTCGGCCTGAACCAGCCGGAGGCGGTGGAAGCCCTCCAGAAAATATCTGATCTGATGAATGTGCATCATGTCTCCCCTTCACCTGTGCAGTCCAAGAATATTCCGGCAACGAATGTGGCTCTTCAGACCAAGAAGGTGGCGATGACTGTAGACGGGCAATGGGCAAGCGCAGGCCTCGCCCAATCGAAGTTCAACTTCAATGTCGGAGTGATGCCTGTCATGAAGGAACCGGTTACCACCGTGGTCTGCGGCATGTTCTCCATCTTCAAATCCACGAAGCATCCCCAGGAGACCTGGGAGCTGCTGAAGGCGCTGCTTGATCCTGAAGCTTCCATTGATATGCTGACAGCCGGAACCTGGATGCCTTCACCTAAGGATTGGTACACCGATCCTGCACTGCTGGCCAAATGGACAGAGAATCTGGATGCCAGACCGTCCGGCTATAAAGAAGCCATCGTGGATGTGATTCTGATCAAGGGTCATCAGACGCCGACCGGATATGTGAAGAACTTCAACAATATTATGGACCTCGTCAATCCCGCCTTGGATAAGGTATGGCTCGGCCAGCAGACGGCCCAGGAGGCGATGGACTCCATCGCGGCGAAGGCCCAGGCCCAGATTAAGGGGCGGCGCGATATCAAGGAATAA